The following is a genomic window from SAR202 cluster bacterium.
AGCGCCTTCCGCAACCGCCCAGGCGCTCGTGAAAAACCCCATCACCAGGAGAACTGCCAGCGATATTGGGAAAACCAGCGGCAAATTCCTCATCCCAACCTCCAAAAGCTATCTGGCGCCTGCCGCCGCCGCCAGAGACGCGCTGGCGGCGGATACCCCCGCCCCAACCGGCACTTCGTAGCCGCAGCGCGGCAGAATGTTCTCCAGCGCCGAGAGCAGCGCCAGCACATACTCGGACTTGCTGGACTCTCCCATCAGGCCGATGCGCCAGACCTTGCCTGAAAACTGGCCCAGGCCGCGCCCTATCTCGATATTGTACTCACGGAGCAGAGCGTTACGGACTTTGCCGTCGTCCACGCCTTGCGGTATCCAGAGCGGCGTAATCTGGTCGAGCCGGTGCGGCTCAGGCACCACGAGCTTTAGCCCCAGCGCCTGCACTCCCGCCCTGAGCGCAGCGGCGTTTCTCTTGTGGCGGGCGATGCGATTGTCCACCCCTTCTTCCACGAGCATCCTGAGCGCTTCCCGCAGGCCCAGTATCATGCTTACCGGCGCGGTGTGGTGGTACGTGCGCTCAGGTCCCCAGTACCGGGCAATAAGGTCCAGGTCCAGGTACCACGAGGCGGGCTTCTGCTTGCGGTTCTTGATAGCCTGCCGCCCGCGCTGGCTCAAGGCCACCGGCGACATACCCGGCGGGCATCCAAGGCACTTCTGGCTGGCCGAATAGCAGTAGTCGATTCCTTCTGCGTCCACGGTCACTTTCGTCCCGCCCAGGGACGTGACGGCGTCCACCATGAAGAGCGTGCCGTACTGTTTCGCCAGTCGCGAAATGTCACCCAGCGGCTGCTGCACGCCGGTGGATGTCTCCGCGTGGACTGTAGCGATGAGCTTGACCTGCTTGTGCCGCTTGAGCTCGGCTTCCATCATCTCGGCGGGGAACGGCTTGCCCCACTCGCTGCGAAGAATAACGACGTTTGCGCCCACCCGCTGAGCCATATCGTACATGCGCTCGCCGAAGAAGCCGCACACGCCCAGGATGGCTGTGTCTCCCGGCTCCAGAAGGCTGGATACGC
Proteins encoded in this region:
- a CDS encoding alanine--glyoxylate aminotransferase family protein, which encodes MTRNALPESTMPMVPPRVLLGPGPSNASPRVLQAMMAPMIGYLDPDFMEIVEEVSHLLKIVFTTEEAITMAIAGTGSAGMEAGVSSLLEPGDTAILGVCGFFGERMYDMAQRVGANVVILRSEWGKPFPAEMMEAELKRHKQVKLIATVHAETSTGVQQPLGDISRLAKQYGTLFMVDAVTSLGGTKVTVDAEGIDYCYSASQKCLGCPPGMSPVALSQRGRQAIKNRKQKPASWYLDLDLIARYWGPERTYHHTAPVSMILGLREALRMLVEEGVDNRIARHKRNAAALRAGVQALGLKLVVPEPHRLDQITPLWIPQGVDDGKVRNALLREYNIEIGRGLGQFSGKVWRIGLMGESSKSEYVLALLSALENILPRCGYEVPVGAGVSAASASLAAAAGAR